One genomic region from Macellibacteroides fermentans encodes:
- a CDS encoding DAK2 domain-containing protein, whose translation MDVLSIDIFKAMMRNALMHVKLREDEFSKLDAVIGDGDHGTAIVTALSCVMDPLEKGTEFKSMLNDMGFAVMLQTSGSTSTLLGAFFLGMSDYSAGTSLDAGAMKAMFAGGLENVRKQTKAQKGDKTMMDALIPAVEAMQASTSQDIKELLVAAAEAALQGAQSTVQMKANFGRARNYGEQSIGYADSGATSWSSMFASFAEAV comes from the coding sequence ATGGACGTATTATCAATAGATATTTTTAAAGCAATGATGCGCAATGCGCTAATGCATGTAAAGCTCAGGGAAGATGAGTTTTCAAAGCTCGATGCGGTTATTGGCGATGGCGATCATGGTACCGCAATTGTTACAGCTCTCTCTTGTGTGATGGATCCGCTTGAAAAGGGAACCGAATTCAAATCGATGCTGAACGATATGGGCTTTGCCGTAATGTTACAAACAAGCGGTTCTACCAGCACCCTGCTTGGTGCTTTCTTTCTGGGAATGAGCGATTATTCTGCCGGAACTTCTCTGGATGCCGGCGCTATGAAAGCTATGTTTGCCGGAGGACTGGAAAATGTACGGAAGCAGACGAAAGCTCAGAAGGGTGACAAGACGATGATGGATGCATTGATCCCGGCGGTCGAAGCCATGCAGGCATCAACATCTCAGGATATAAAAGAATTGCTTGTTGCAGCAGCTGAGGCGGCTTTGCAAGGAGCCCAATCTACAGTTCAGATGAAGGCAAACTTTGGCAGAGCACGCAATTACGGCGAACAATCCATCGGGTATGCCGATTCGGGCGCAACTTCGTGGTCTAGTATGTTTGCTTCGTTTGCAGAGGCAGTGTGA
- a CDS encoding sodium:solute symporter family protein, which produces MKLQLVDVLIIAAYLVIMIVIGLLLKKKASKNLDSYFLGGKTLPFYMLGLSNASGMFDISGTMWMVYLAFVYGLKSLWIPWLWPVFNQIFLMIYLSIWLRRSNVLTGAEWIRTRFGYGRGANLSHTIVVLYAVIGVLGFLSYGFIGIGKFMEIFFPWEVVSQYVPFDVAPQYVPHVYGIFFTTIATLYVMLGGMLSIVWTDVVQFGIMTVAGVVIAVIAMTNVTPEMLAAHVPAGWDSPFFGWTLDLDWSNLLPVAMDKIAADQYSLFTIFVMMMLFKGVFLSMAGPAPNYDMQKILACKSPKEAALMSGSVPVILLIPRYLMIMGFAVLAIVFFSEDFRAMGSAVDFETILPRAIGQFVPVGLAGLLLAGLLAAFMSTFASTVNAAPAYLVNDVYLKYINPKASAQTQIRASYLISALVVVISTVIGFFVLNINSVLQWIVSALYGGYIAANFLKWHWWRFNGTGYFWGMLAGILAAMVVPLFFPNTLPLYYFPVLMVISFVGCIIGTLLSAPTDEKTLINFYIRVRPWGFWGPVARKAMEKYPQVTRNRNFKRDMFNVAVGIIWQSCLTIIPMYIVIKEGFPLFTSIVILVITTLILKKNWYDKMDREEKEYNALMSTLDLDKEDSELVK; this is translated from the coding sequence ATGAAATTACAGTTAGTGGACGTGCTTATCATCGCAGCTTATCTGGTGATTATGATTGTCATCGGACTTCTGCTGAAGAAGAAAGCTTCCAAAAATCTCGATTCTTACTTTCTGGGAGGTAAGACTCTTCCGTTTTATATGTTAGGTCTCTCCAATGCTTCCGGTATGTTTGACATCTCCGGAACCATGTGGATGGTGTATCTGGCCTTTGTGTATGGTCTTAAGAGCCTTTGGATTCCCTGGCTCTGGCCGGTGTTTAATCAGATATTTTTAATGATCTATCTGTCTATCTGGCTTCGCCGTTCCAATGTGCTCACCGGAGCCGAGTGGATCCGTACGCGCTTTGGTTATGGAAGGGGCGCCAATCTCTCGCATACCATTGTAGTTCTTTATGCTGTAATAGGTGTACTGGGCTTTTTAAGTTACGGGTTTATCGGGATAGGTAAGTTTATGGAGATATTCTTCCCGTGGGAAGTGGTGTCGCAGTATGTGCCTTTCGACGTGGCTCCGCAGTATGTGCCCCACGTTTACGGTATCTTCTTCACTACTATTGCTACACTTTATGTAATGTTGGGGGGGATGTTGAGTATTGTATGGACAGACGTGGTGCAATTTGGTATAATGACGGTTGCCGGTGTGGTGATTGCTGTTATCGCAATGACGAACGTTACGCCTGAGATGCTTGCCGCCCATGTTCCGGCTGGATGGGATTCTCCTTTCTTTGGCTGGACGCTGGATCTGGACTGGAGCAACCTGCTGCCTGTAGCAATGGATAAAATTGCTGCTGATCAATACAGCTTGTTTACAATATTTGTGATGATGATGCTTTTCAAAGGCGTCTTCCTAAGTATGGCTGGTCCTGCACCCAATTACGACATGCAAAAGATTCTGGCTTGTAAGTCTCCGAAAGAGGCGGCTCTTATGAGCGGTTCTGTACCGGTAATTCTGTTGATTCCACGGTACCTGATGATTATGGGTTTTGCCGTGCTTGCCATTGTATTCTTTAGCGAAGACTTCAGGGCTATGGGATCGGCAGTCGATTTCGAGACGATTCTTCCACGTGCAATCGGACAATTTGTTCCGGTAGGCTTGGCCGGACTGTTGTTGGCTGGCTTGCTGGCTGCATTCATGTCTACTTTCGCCTCTACGGTTAATGCGGCTCCGGCTTATCTGGTTAATGATGTATACCTTAAATATATCAATCCCAAGGCATCAGCCCAGACGCAGATACGCGCAAGTTACCTCATTTCGGCTCTGGTTGTTGTAATCAGCACCGTTATCGGTTTCTTTGTGCTGAATATAAATTCGGTACTTCAGTGGATTGTTTCGGCATTGTATGGTGGATATATCGCAGCCAATTTCCTGAAATGGCATTGGTGGCGCTTTAACGGTACAGGTTACTTCTGGGGAATGCTTGCCGGTATTCTGGCAGCGATGGTTGTTCCCTTGTTTTTCCCCAATACGTTACCCTTGTATTATTTCCCGGTACTGATGGTTATTTCCTTTGTAGGGTGTATAATAGGTACGTTATTGTCGGCTCCAACCGACGAGAAGACGCTGATAAATTTCTATATCCGCGTACGTCCGTGGGGATTTTGGGGACCGGTTGCCCGTAAGGCTATGGAAAAATACCCGCAGGTTACCAGAAACCGGAACTTCAAACGGGATATGTTTAATGTGGCCGTTGGTATTATCTGGCAAAGTTGTCTTACCATTATACCGATGTATATTGTTATAAAAGAGGGATTCCCCTTGTTTACATCTATTGTGATACTTGTTATCACCACCCTGATTCTGAAAAAGAATTGGTATGATAAGATGGATCGTGAAGAAAAAGAATACAATGCGCTTATGAGCACGTTGGACTTAGATAAAGAGGACTCTGAATTAGTTAAATAA
- the ccsA gene encoding cytochrome c biogenesis protein CcsA, whose amino-acid sequence MKVSFSGFFNSAVTTIVLMVIYAGGLALATFIEKYHGTLAAKAMIYYSPLFFLLQFLLVVNFIALAIKKGLYKKKKWAGLITHLAFIVILFGALVSHLFGEEGIVHIREGESTNVMAVRTSQSTSFHTLPFTLELVKFNLHRYPGSSSPSSYESELLVHVDGKTRHERIYMNNVLDLKGYRFFQASFDADEQGTVLSVNRDVAGRNITYTGYIFLLIGLVLSLVTRNSRFMKLNRRLRELIDSNKKELTLLVLLCFSLTTNAQSKENPMIEAVQKFAVSTEHADKFGALPVQSSNGRMIPVNTFSSEILRKLHKSDKIGSLNSDQFLLSLLAMPDMWMRVPLIAISNSELAGFYNLTEGQSAYIEMFDSNGNYKLQEGVEGAYNKMPNERSRFDKDLLKLDEQVNIMHQLINGQMLNLFPKEDDPNHTWYASGDDLSVFAGKDSMFVSRVMDWYISEVQTALKSADWTKANEVLGMIATYQDAKSGTLIIDHEKLASEIKYNKQQVFRFTKIFYLILGGLLLVFSFVTLFKQRKWLQYTLKGLMLLVLAAFVYHMYGMGLRWYIGGYAPWSNSYETMVYVAWATVLAGILFGRRSSLTFALATLFGGIILFVSSLNWMDPEINPLVPVLKSPWLMIHVAVIVAAYGFFGISFLIGLTNLVLMNFGKGKPAKVIKARVGELSLVNEMSLWIGLTLMTIGTFLGAVWANESWGRYWGWDPKETWALITVVIYAIVLHMRMLKACKNAWALNMGSVIAFASVMMTFFGVNYLLSGMHSYGQNDNIHGIFIYLYIILAVVVLLGIRSYICFRKYRF is encoded by the coding sequence ATGAAAGTATCATTCAGTGGGTTTTTCAATTCTGCAGTCACAACGATTGTCTTAATGGTGATATATGCCGGAGGGTTGGCTTTGGCCACATTTATTGAAAAGTATCATGGAACATTGGCAGCCAAAGCCATGATATATTATTCTCCATTGTTCTTTTTATTGCAATTTTTACTTGTTGTAAATTTTATAGCGCTGGCTATAAAGAAAGGGTTGTATAAAAAGAAGAAATGGGCCGGACTGATCACCCATCTGGCATTTATTGTCATCCTGTTTGGTGCACTTGTTTCACATTTGTTTGGCGAAGAGGGCATTGTCCACATTCGGGAGGGCGAAAGCACCAACGTAATGGCTGTCCGTACTTCGCAATCTACCTCTTTTCATACCCTTCCCTTTACGCTTGAACTAGTGAAGTTTAACTTACACCGCTATCCCGGTTCATCCAGCCCCTCGTCTTACGAGAGCGAGTTGCTTGTTCATGTGGATGGTAAGACCCGTCACGAACGGATTTATATGAATAATGTGTTGGACCTGAAGGGCTATCGCTTCTTTCAGGCCTCTTTTGATGCCGATGAACAGGGTACCGTTCTATCGGTAAACCGAGATGTTGCCGGACGAAATATAACCTATACCGGTTACATCTTTTTGTTGATAGGCCTTGTTTTAAGCCTGGTTACCAGAAATTCCCGTTTTATGAAATTAAACCGCCGTTTAAGAGAATTGATTGATTCCAATAAAAAAGAACTCACGCTTTTAGTTTTACTATGCTTCTCCCTTACCACAAACGCCCAAAGTAAAGAGAATCCCATGATCGAAGCCGTTCAGAAGTTTGCAGTTAGTACGGAGCATGCAGACAAGTTCGGAGCTTTACCTGTTCAATCATCCAATGGAAGAATGATTCCTGTCAATACCTTCTCTTCAGAGATATTACGCAAATTACACAAGTCGGATAAGATAGGCTCTCTTAATTCCGATCAGTTTCTGCTTAGTTTGTTAGCCATGCCCGATATGTGGATGCGGGTTCCCCTGATAGCTATATCTAATAGTGAATTAGCAGGGTTCTATAATCTGACAGAAGGTCAGAGTGCCTATATTGAAATGTTTGATTCCAATGGAAATTACAAACTGCAGGAAGGCGTAGAAGGAGCTTACAATAAAATGCCCAACGAACGATCCCGCTTTGATAAAGATTTACTAAAACTGGATGAACAGGTCAACATCATGCATCAGCTGATTAACGGGCAAATGTTGAATCTGTTTCCTAAGGAAGATGACCCCAACCATACATGGTATGCATCGGGAGACGATCTGTCGGTTTTTGCCGGTAAGGATTCCATGTTTGTGTCGCGTGTGATGGACTGGTATATAAGCGAAGTACAAACTGCGCTTAAGTCGGCCGACTGGACCAAAGCCAACGAAGTATTAGGTATGATTGCGACTTATCAGGATGCAAAATCGGGAACCCTGATTATTGATCATGAAAAGCTGGCATCCGAAATTAAATATAACAAGCAACAGGTTTTTCGCTTTACAAAAATATTCTACCTTATTTTAGGAGGATTACTCCTTGTCTTTTCTTTCGTAACACTGTTTAAACAGCGTAAATGGCTGCAATACACCCTGAAAGGTTTGATGCTTCTGGTGCTTGCTGCCTTTGTCTACCATATGTACGGAATGGGGCTCAGATGGTATATCGGAGGATATGCGCCGTGGTCAAACTCCTACGAAACCATGGTGTATGTAGCCTGGGCTACGGTGCTGGCAGGAATTCTGTTCGGCAGACGAAGTTCACTCACGTTTGCATTGGCTACTCTTTTTGGTGGAATAATATTATTTGTGTCCAGCCTTAACTGGATGGATCCGGAGATAAATCCGCTTGTTCCTGTACTCAAATCACCCTGGCTTATGATTCATGTGGCTGTTATAGTGGCAGCATACGGATTCTTCGGTATCAGTTTCCTTATCGGGCTGACTAATCTGGTACTTATGAACTTTGGAAAAGGCAAACCTGCCAAAGTGATCAAGGCAAGAGTGGGGGAATTATCCCTTGTTAATGAAATGTCTCTTTGGATTGGTTTAACCTTAATGACTATAGGTACATTCCTGGGAGCTGTGTGGGCGAACGAATCGTGGGGCCGTTATTGGGGATGGGATCCTAAAGAAACCTGGGCATTAATTACAGTGGTGATCTATGCGATCGTCTTGCACATGCGGATGTTAAAGGCATGTAAGAATGCATGGGCGCTTAACATGGGTTCCGTTATAGCCTTTGCATCTGTGATGATGACCTTTTTCGGGGTGAATTACCTGCTTAGCGGTATGCATTCTTATGGTCAGAATGATAATATTCATGGTATTTTCATATACCTGTATATTATTTTGGCTGTAGTTGTTCTGCTTGGAATACGGTCCTATATATGCTTCAGAAAGTATAGATTTTAA
- the lsrF gene encoding 3-hydroxy-5-phosphonooxypentane-2,4-dione thiolase has translation MADLDGIIANKDKDYGIGIPVQKQSFFLKGLDHCDWGIKDRMSRIFNPETGRTVMLAFDHGYIMGPTSGLERLDLSIVPLIEYADSLMCSRGALRSVVPPVCNKPVCLRYSAGTSVLTELNNECILDIKDAIRLNASALAVMVSIGDTYEAKTIENLVRTADYGYTYGIPTMGVTAVGKQMTRDARYFATAARICAENGATFVKTYYTEQDFAKVINACPVPIVIAGGKKLPEKEALDLCYRAINEGAAGVDMGRNVFQSEKPIAMIRAVRGVVHEGLTTEQAFEMFNDLAD, from the coding sequence ATGGCAGATTTAGATGGCATCATTGCCAACAAAGACAAAGATTATGGAATTGGAATTCCTGTGCAAAAGCAATCCTTCTTTTTAAAAGGACTGGATCATTGTGACTGGGGAATTAAAGACAGAATGAGCCGGATATTTAATCCCGAAACGGGCCGCACGGTGATGTTGGCTTTTGATCACGGATACATCATGGGCCCTACATCAGGACTCGAAAGACTTGATTTGTCGATCGTTCCGCTTATCGAATATGCCGATTCACTGATGTGTTCCAGAGGTGCATTGCGGTCGGTTGTTCCTCCTGTATGCAACAAACCGGTTTGTTTGCGCTATTCTGCAGGCACTTCCGTGCTTACCGAATTAAACAATGAATGTATACTCGATATCAAGGATGCAATCCGCCTGAATGCTTCGGCACTGGCAGTAATGGTTTCCATTGGCGATACCTACGAGGCTAAAACCATCGAAAATCTGGTTCGTACGGCCGACTACGGTTATACATACGGTATCCCTACCATGGGGGTTACGGCTGTTGGTAAGCAGATGACCCGCGATGCCCGCTATTTTGCGACTGCAGCGCGTATCTGTGCCGAAAACGGGGCGACTTTTGTAAAGACTTACTATACCGAGCAGGACTTTGCGAAGGTTATTAATGCCTGTCCGGTTCCCATCGTGATAGCCGGAGGAAAGAAGTTACCCGAAAAAGAGGCCCTGGATTTATGTTACCGGGCTATCAATGAAGGTGCTGCCGGAGTAGATATGGGTAGGAATGTTTTCCAAAGCGAAAAGCCGATAGCCATGATTCGCGCGGTACGAGGCGTGGTTCATGAAGGACTTACTACCGAACAAGCTTTTGAAATGTTTAATGATCTTGCCGACTAA
- a CDS encoding dihydroxyacetone kinase subunit DhaK produces MSATKIKFINNPEQITSELLEGYVMAYKDKVALAGENIVVRATPKSEDKVAIVTLGGSGHEPALSGFVGEGMLDCSVVGDIFAAPGAQRLFQALQLFKREAGILLVVLNHSGDVMSANMACQLAERMGIKVKKLLTHDDISAGIGAPDEDRRGLAGCVPLFKIIGAAAEEGKSLDELLEIGERFSQNVATLAVAMRSCTHPQNNGIITDLPEGIMEIGMGQHGEGGGGRQPLVSADETAAQMVDLLLQQLKPAAGDKMLLIINGVGATTHMELSIVYRKACMVLEEKGFEVCEGRIQEILTVQEQAGFQMIIAKLDADHIDYLKNKRADAPYWVTIGK; encoded by the coding sequence ATGTCAGCAACTAAAATAAAATTCATAAATAATCCGGAACAGATTACCTCGGAATTGTTGGAAGGATATGTAATGGCTTATAAAGATAAAGTAGCTTTAGCCGGCGAGAACATTGTAGTACGCGCAACACCTAAAAGCGAAGATAAGGTGGCGATTGTAACCTTGGGAGGTTCCGGACACGAACCGGCTTTAAGCGGATTCGTAGGCGAAGGTATGTTAGATTGCTCTGTAGTAGGCGATATCTTTGCCGCTCCGGGTGCACAGCGACTTTTTCAGGCATTGCAGCTGTTTAAAAGAGAGGCCGGAATATTGTTGGTAGTGTTGAACCACTCCGGCGATGTGATGAGTGCCAACATGGCTTGCCAGCTGGCCGAACGGATGGGTATCAAAGTTAAGAAACTGCTTACACACGATGATATAAGTGCCGGTATCGGTGCTCCGGATGAAGATCGTCGCGGTCTGGCTGGTTGCGTTCCTTTGTTTAAGATTATAGGTGCTGCTGCCGAGGAAGGCAAATCATTGGATGAATTGCTTGAGATCGGTGAGCGTTTCTCTCAGAATGTAGCCACCCTTGCAGTTGCTATGCGCTCGTGTACGCACCCTCAAAACAATGGAATTATTACCGACCTGCCCGAAGGTATCATGGAAATCGGTATGGGTCAGCATGGCGAAGGCGGCGGCGGACGTCAGCCTTTGGTTTCGGCAGATGAAACAGCAGCACAGATGGTAGATCTTTTACTGCAACAGTTGAAACCTGCAGCAGGAGATAAGATGCTGCTTATTATAAACGGTGTAGGTGCTACCACTCACATGGAATTAAGCATCGTTTACCGCAAAGCTTGTATGGTTCTTGAAGAAAAGGGCTTTGAAGTATGCGAAGGTCGCATTCAGGAAATCCTTACGGTACAGGAACAGGCAGGTTTCCAGATGATCATCGCCAAACTGGATGCAGATCATATCGATTACTTAAAAAACAAACGTGCAGATGCACCTTACTGGGTTACAATAGGCAAATAA
- a CDS encoding ISAs1 family transposase, translating to MTLLAFASSIEDYRFDRNKVHSAETIIYITLAAVICGAETWNEIEDFGHCKIDFFSRTIPSFNGIPSHDTFNRFFTVLDTSYFENQFREWVKSICGKYKGVVAIDGKTICGAYESEEAKLFRGTYLKPSSPKYKLHMVSAWAADNGISLGQIKTEEKSNEITAIPELLEALDIKECIITIDAMGCQKTIASKIIDKEADYVLAVKNNHMHLYKEIEHFFTIWSAEKPNRVSVYEKSETGHGRLEKRTCIACDNLYWLNTKDFTQWAGLKTFACVITERTVPGEKGPRKQKETRYYISSLALDAELIASSVRKHWSVENNLHWQLDVSFNEDYGRKKNNAAVNFSLVSKTALSMLKHYESKSSIARKRKSAGWSDDVLQSILSVEKF from the coding sequence ATGACATTGCTTGCTTTTGCTTCAAGTATCGAAGATTATCGTTTTGACAGAAATAAGGTTCACTCTGCAGAAACTATTATTTATATTACGTTAGCTGCCGTTATTTGCGGGGCCGAGACATGGAATGAAATAGAAGACTTTGGTCATTGTAAAATTGATTTCTTCTCTCGTACGATCCCTTCTTTTAATGGAATACCCTCACATGATACATTTAACCGATTTTTCACAGTCTTGGATACCTCATATTTTGAAAATCAATTCAGAGAATGGGTTAAATCCATATGTGGCAAGTATAAAGGCGTGGTTGCTATCGACGGCAAAACAATATGCGGAGCATATGAGTCTGAAGAGGCTAAATTATTCAGAGGTACCTACTTAAAACCATCGAGTCCCAAATATAAACTTCACATGGTAAGTGCCTGGGCCGCAGACAATGGAATAAGCCTTGGACAAATCAAGACAGAAGAAAAATCCAATGAAATTACCGCTATCCCCGAACTATTGGAAGCATTAGATATTAAAGAGTGTATAATCACTATTGATGCTATGGGATGTCAAAAGACAATAGCATCTAAAATAATAGACAAAGAAGCTGATTACGTTTTGGCTGTGAAAAACAACCATATGCATTTATACAAAGAAATAGAACATTTTTTCACCATTTGGAGTGCTGAGAAGCCCAACCGGGTAAGCGTTTACGAGAAGAGCGAGACTGGACATGGTCGTTTGGAAAAAAGAACTTGCATAGCCTGTGACAACCTATACTGGTTAAATACTAAAGACTTCACTCAATGGGCTGGTTTGAAAACATTTGCCTGTGTCATTACAGAGCGTACCGTTCCAGGCGAAAAAGGCCCTCGTAAACAAAAAGAAACCAGATACTATATTTCTTCATTAGCTTTAGATGCTGAATTAATCGCTAGTTCTGTCAGAAAACACTGGTCTGTGGAAAATAATTTACACTGGCAATTGGATGTCTCGTTTAATGAAGATTACGGAAGAAAGAAGAACAATGCTGCCGTCAACTTTTCGCTTGTCTCTAAAACAGCTTTATCTATGTTAAAGCACTATGAAAGTAAAAGTAGCATTGCTCGCAAAAGAAAATCAGCAGGATGGTCTGACGACGTTCTCCAAAGCATACTTTCTGTGGAGAAATTTTAA
- a CDS encoding beta-propeller domain-containing protein gives MNRIYMLTVLAALSVLFFSFKNKSPKLLIGGSGWNKIAILDKETKKIEWEYPLEKGWECNSVAVTKQGDVLFSYSKGAKLITRDKKEIWNVTAPEGAEMQTAKVLPNGNYLLAWCGRPATILEVDKKGKTIRKTEYETGVEQVHAQFRQVSKNKKGNYLIPVFATSDVREVSPQGKLIKTVKVPGNPFSTVTLRNGNLLVACGDAHQYIELDYEKEKIVRVVEEKQIEGAPLSFVAELFPVDGGGLFICNWQGHNREQAEGTPKLIEVDKNGKMIWSLTGYQETGMISAIYPFN, from the coding sequence ATGAACCGAATTTATATGCTGACCGTCCTGGCAGCCTTGTCCGTATTGTTTTTTTCGTTCAAAAATAAGAGTCCCAAGTTGCTGATCGGTGGATCGGGTTGGAACAAAATCGCCATACTAGACAAAGAAACTAAAAAAATAGAGTGGGAGTATCCTTTGGAAAAGGGCTGGGAATGTAATTCCGTCGCCGTAACAAAGCAAGGCGATGTGCTGTTTTCCTACAGTAAAGGAGCCAAGCTTATTACCCGCGATAAGAAAGAAATCTGGAATGTAACAGCTCCCGAAGGGGCCGAGATGCAGACTGCCAAGGTGTTGCCCAACGGGAATTATCTGTTGGCATGGTGCGGCCGACCGGCTACGATTCTTGAGGTGGACAAGAAAGGGAAGACAATACGGAAGACCGAATATGAAACAGGTGTGGAACAGGTGCATGCCCAGTTCCGTCAGGTAAGCAAAAATAAAAAAGGGAATTACCTGATTCCGGTATTTGCTACATCCGACGTCCGTGAGGTATCACCTCAGGGTAAACTGATTAAAACAGTTAAGGTGCCCGGAAACCCTTTCTCGACGGTTACTCTTCGTAACGGAAATTTATTGGTTGCCTGTGGTGATGCGCATCAGTACATCGAACTTGATTACGAAAAAGAAAAGATTGTGCGTGTGGTTGAGGAGAAACAGATTGAAGGTGCACCGCTTTCGTTTGTAGCCGAACTCTTCCCTGTTGATGGGGGCGGACTATTTATCTGTAACTGGCAGGGACACAACCGCGAGCAGGCAGAAGGTACTCCCAAATTGATTGAGGTGGATAAGAATGGAAAGATGATCTGGTCGCTTACCGGTTATCAGGAGACAGGGATGATCTCTGCTATCTATCCTTTTAATTGA
- a CDS encoding glycoside hydrolase family 130 protein, with protein MSKSDLIIKGDSLPGMPWEDRPQGCKEVMWRFSKNPVIPRNIIPTSNSVFNSAVVPFKDGYAGVFRCDDTNRRMRLHVGFSKDAIHWDIKETKLEFVCDDQEIGNFVYAYDPRVCFIEDRYYVTWCNGYHGPTIGVAYTFDFETFHQLENAYLPFNRNGVMFPRKINGNYAMLSRPSDNGHTPFGDIFYSESPDMCFWGKHRHVMSPAPFEDSAWQCTKIGAGPIPIETSEGWLLIYHGVLHSCNGFVYSFGSALLDLDQPWKVKFRSGPYLLSPQKDYECMGDVPNVVFPCAALHDPESKRIAVYYGCADTVTGLAFGYIDEIIEFTKKHSII; from the coding sequence ATGAGCAAGTCAGATTTAATCATCAAAGGAGATTCGTTGCCCGGAATGCCCTGGGAGGATCGTCCCCAGGGATGCAAGGAGGTGATGTGGCGTTTTTCTAAAAACCCGGTGATCCCCCGCAATATCATACCTACCTCCAACAGCGTTTTCAATAGCGCCGTTGTTCCTTTTAAAGATGGATATGCCGGCGTGTTTCGTTGCGACGACACCAACCGCCGTATGCGTCTGCATGTAGGTTTCAGTAAAGATGCCATTCATTGGGATATCAAAGAGACCAAACTTGAATTTGTTTGCGACGACCAGGAGATCGGTAATTTTGTATATGCCTACGATCCACGCGTGTGTTTCATAGAAGACCGCTATTATGTTACCTGGTGTAACGGATATCATGGTCCCACGATAGGGGTGGCTTATACCTTCGATTTCGAAACGTTCCACCAGCTTGAAAATGCATACCTGCCTTTTAACCGTAACGGTGTAATGTTTCCCCGCAAGATAAACGGAAATTATGCCATGCTTAGCAGACCCAGCGATAACGGTCATACTCCTTTCGGCGATATTTTTTACAGTGAATCGCCGGATATGTGCTTCTGGGGTAAACACCGTCATGTAATGTCTCCTGCTCCATTCGAAGACAGTGCCTGGCAATGTACCAAGATTGGTGCGGGACCAATACCCATCGAGACCTCCGAAGGGTGGTTGCTAATCTATCACGGAGTGTTGCATTCATGTAACGGCTTTGTTTATAGTTTCGGTTCTGCATTGTTGGATCTTGATCAGCCCTGGAAAGTGAAATTCCGTTCCGGACCTTACCTGTTGTCTCCGCAGAAGGATTACGAATGTATGGGTGATGTTCCTAACGTTGTATTCCCTTGTGCTGCACTGCACGATCCCGAATCAAAACGTATTGCCGTATATTATGGCTGTGCGGATACTGTAACGGGACTGGCATTCGGTTATATAGACGAAATAATAGAATTTACAAAAAAACATTCCATAATATAG